TGTAGAACGTATTACCATACTGATCAGTAGTCGTTTCTTCGCCGAAACATTGAAGAACATAAGGACAACCATAAAGACTGCTGTAAATTTCCTTCTCCTTGTGCAATGAACTTGACTCAGAAACCTCGGCCGATTTGACCGCCGCAGTTGGAGGATAAACTGAGCTGGGTTTTTTCAGTTTAGCAATAAAAACCGACCCGAATCCTCCTTTCCCGAGCAACGAGCCTCTTAACCAAGAAACTCCATTGTTATAAGCCGAACCAAACtgtatttcttcttcttccggTATCGTATTTAAATCAAATAGTACCGGTATCgcattcaaatcaaattttctCTTCATCATGATGACtctgtatatattattttcttcTACTGATGAAGACAAGAGAATTTTCTGAACTAAAGAACAACTAATGAACTGAAAACTTTAAGAATGTAAGTAAGCTCAGTATACTGAAGTGGCGgagtttagggttttatttaTATAGATTTGGAACAGGAACTTGCCGCCATAAACCTGAATTTGAGTTCTTGCGGTAACTACAAATCCTATAGAATGTTCTATTACAAAATAGacacaaaacttttaaaatatttccaaagATACCCTCCATCTCTAAACTGTTAGATAAGCaaagaaaaatgataaatttgcaCCCGAGTAAACTAAATAGTTTAAAGTTTTATTATGTTTCAAAATTGGTGTACTATTTATGTATAGAAGTATTAGTAAATTCAAAGCTTAGTTACTAAAATACATAACACgcatttttaaaaactatagtaatattttttaaaattttaaaatcttaacattacaattatattttcagtaatatttttctttcttaattattagaaattaactaactattttttttatctgaaaCAAATAGCACCGTTTTggaatttcatatttttttggtGTGTTTTATGCCCTTATTGTTAGCTAGTATGGGTAGATATTGGAATCGGCTAggaatttatagtatttattcGTGCCttagatttaatatttttgatgaTTCAAATTCTTTGATTCGTTTAAATCTTTTCGTATTTGTTCGCATTTTAAGttcaatattttaaatgaatcaaagatattttagttttaatgaAGTTGTTAAAGTATAGCTAAAACATAACGTGAAAAATATGGAACTTCTAAAAGTGTCAGgaaatttgtaacatttgaatttttacaTGTTTAGTGtcgttaaaattttatttcaaatttatgttttattatttcatttttttattagttctgtttagttatttttaagaaaaaatatatcaattaatttacactgtattttaatatttatcacaatatAAAGTAGCTAGGGGGTACAAGCACTTTTACCTAATAGCCTagagattttaataattattaattgattataattaaaatagctatttaattagtattacagttataaattaattagaatacaAAACAAGATAAATTACCGCAACTAGAATAACGAAACAAGGTACATTATTGCACTGCTGTACTAAATAAgctaaactattatttttacagttttttttGTCTTTCTTTTATATCATAACTTGAGTTCATTAGTCTAATTACCACATAATAATATGCATGGGCATGATCTTTCgtaattaataagaaaaaaattgaacttatatcttttgatttaaagttgaatatatataactataaaataaaattatttagataaTTGAGTTATTAAATTATTAGCTTTCCTATactgtacttttttttaataatcaaaactctaaacttttttaaattatagttcTCTTTGTTCTAAATCTATCTatcatctatatctatatctataacaaatataaaaatatatttgcgGAAAAAACACTTTCATTTATGGACAAAACCAACACACCAATGTCACCAACGCCCTCTTTTCAATAGTCAGCGAAAATAACCAGCAGCTCGCCCAATCAACAAAACTGCTGCCCAGTAATAAAGGAGGAATACCCACTtgctataaatttatttatttttctatcgaatttccacattttagcataatatttattaggtttaatgacaaaaaaattcaaacattttaaaaaattatcaattatattcaaatttttcacttttatcaattatagtcaattttattttatttaattttagtcaTAGCCAATTTCATTcgaacatttgaatttcttttatttcaattgactaatgaagtaaaataaattagattttgCTATAATTTATACTATTGAAGGTCTcgatataattaatattcaccttaaacgtttggatttatttggtcaTTTGCCCTATTTATAAGAAGTAAGCAACACATGCCAAATTAGatgtaaaaatgaaataaattgataaaaaaaaacaagtacTAGCAATTgaccataaaattaatttttttgttaattaacaaTTGCTTGAAAGTTGAGAAATtgaacataaattaaattttgtgtTAATTGATAATTGCTCGTAAGTTGAAGGGCAAATTGATCATTTAGCCAAATCTTGAGTTCAGTCAGCAACTAAAATGACTGATTTATTAACTGAAATCAACCAACAACCAAAATTGTAGAatcaaaatggagaagaagaagagcaAAGTACTGATAATTGGATCAACAGGAACTCTAGGGTTCCATTTAGCACATTTTAGTATCAAATTTGGTCACCCAACTTATATTCTTGTAAGGGACTCTGCTTTCAATGACCCTCTCAAATTACAAAAGATTGAATCTTTATCTAATGCTGGTGCCATTCTTCTCAAGGTAACACtcaatttctcttttaatcCCATCTGGGTACTCATACTTAATGTCTAATTGTGAGGTTTAATCTGCAAAGTTTcaatttttgaacaaaaaaagtGTTTTTTTAGGGTTGTTTGGAGGATGAGAAGAGTGTAGCTGAGGCAGTGAAGCAAGTGGATGTGGTGATTTGTTCAATTCCATCAAAACAGGCTCTTGATCAGAAGCTTCTTATTAGAGTTATTAAAGAATCTGGCTGCATCAAGGTTGTAATTGCTTTCTTagtttgtttcattttttaaatttgtgaaaTGATTTAGGATATTCAATCTAAGTGTCTTCATTTCGGAAACGTTTTGAGCATTTGACATTTCGGACATGAAACTTCTTTCTTAACGtagaaaaacttaaaataaaactGTTTCGTCATGTCCATGACTAAGTATCCGGTTTCCATGTGtctgtgtccgtgctacctagcctatatgaatttgaaagaaaaaagtgCATGAATAAGCTTAACATTTATTGATACCTTGTGTATAGAATAGAATGTAGATGGTAGAACCATAAGCTAAGAACTATCAACTAATGATGAAGCTTTGATCGAGAAATGGTATCGGAATAAAAAGAAGCATGTGTTTATATGCGAGGAGTTTCTATTAGAAGGTTGTTTTTCTTGTTCAATAAGATAGATGTGTATGTTGATTGTTACAGAAGTTCATTCCATCAGAGTTTGGAGCAGATCCGGATAAAGTTCAAATATCTGGAATGGGGTATGACTGCTATTCATGGAAATCTGAGATTCGGCGGCTCATAGAAGCTGAAGGCATTCCTTATACTTACATCTGCTGCAACTTGTTGATGAGAATTTTACTTCCGTCATTAGTTCAGCCTGGTTTAACAACTCCACCGAGGGACAAGGTCACAGTGTTTGGAGATGGGAATGTTAAAGGTTCAATTTTCAAGATCTAAAGAATCAATTAATTTATACTCCTTAGGAAATCCTTACCAGTGGAATCTTAACAGATGCAGGTTATTTGCAGGTGTCTTTGTAAAGGACGAAGACGTTGCCGCCTTTACCATCTGTGCTATTGATGATCCACGGACGTTAAACAAGGCGTTATTTTTGAGGCCACCTAGAAATATCTACTCATTGAATGAGTTGGTAGAGATTTGGGAAAGCAAGATTGGGAAAAAACTTGAAAGGAATTATGTACCAGAAGATCAACTTCTTAAGAGAATTAAAGAGACTCCATATCCAGACAATGCGAGTCTGATTTTTATATACTCGGTCTTCGTCAAAGGAGATCACACACACTTTGATATTGAATCTTCTGGAGGGTTAGATGGGACACAGCTTTACCCCCATTTAAACTACACTACGATCAGCGAGTACCTCGAGACCTTAGTATAACATTGGAGTGATTCTAACTTGTAACTTATTTAACAGCTTGGCGCCTTTGGTTTTCGAACTGGAAGAAGAAGCAATTTTTGCCAGGGAAATCACTTCTACTGCTTGAGTTTTAAGATGATGTTATTCAAAAATAATCAGTGAATCACTTAGACTGAGTTGTATGTTATGTATTctattgaattgtttttttCGAAAAGCTGGAATAACTCGGTTTATGTGACGGTTGAAAGAGTTCGGAATTTATTTTCTAGTTTCATCTTTATTTAGTTATTCATAAGGCATTGCCCTCGGAATTTCCTTTTACAACTAATTCTCATCAACTGCATTTTGATTCGCATTTGCATCTCTCCGTTGTCTTTTGTATATTATTGAAGTGTCGAGACAGAAAAGTTTGCAAAATGGCGGGGGAAGAGCAAGATTCTGATCATTGGAAGTTCCTGATCAAGTTAAGCTCATTGCTGCTATTAAAGAATCTGGGGAACATTAAGGTAATTGAGAGTTTCgaagcgttttcagaaatggaAATGAAACGCTGAAATATATGACTCGAGAAGTTTCTGCGCAATATTGTACTAAGCTAAGCTCAATGGTTACTATTTTTCtgcttcatttaaatattttacattttatagtTTATGAACATTTGGAGTCGAAGCTTCAGAGCTCTACAGCCTGATGTTAATAAATATACAACTATGGATAAGTACCTTAATTAGTTCGTCTATGGCTTAAAATTAATGTGTTTCAACCGAAAAATTCTTACAataacctagttagtcacattcaattataaaccatcCATTAATTACGTGAATG
This window of the Mercurialis annua linkage group LG5, ddMerAnnu1.2, whole genome shotgun sequence genome carries:
- the LOC126680940 gene encoding probable pinoresinol-lariciresinol reductase 3, with translation MEKKKSKVLIIGSTGTLGFHLAHFSIKFGHPTYILVRDSAFNDPLKLQKIESLSNAGAILLKGCLEDEKSVAEAVKQVDVVICSIPSKQALDQKLLIRVIKESGCIKKFIPSEFGADPDKVQISGMGYDCYSWKSEIRRLIEAEGIPYTYICCNLLMRILLPSLVQPGLTTPPRDKVTVFGDGNVKGVFVKDEDVAAFTICAIDDPRTLNKALFLRPPRNIYSLNELVEIWESKIGKKLERNYVPEDQLLKRIKETPYPDNASLIFIYSVFVKGDHTHFDIESSGGLDGTQLYPHLNYTTISEYLETLV